The proteins below come from a single Arthrobacter sp. B1I2 genomic window:
- a CDS encoding 2-oxo acid dehydrogenase subunit E2 yields the protein MAEFRMPSLGADMEHGKVVEWLVKPGDYVHKGDLVAAVDTDKTVMDIESFQEGVVAEFLVDIGDTVQVGTPIARITATPAELPPSPPPPTSGAASTHARSPVTPPEPTPAHPVPPPVRHLAHTLGVDVGRISGSGTNGEVTRDDVERAAAASAADAGPARAAATEVPPEPAEGAGRRVRSSPLARRLAAELGVDLPGIAGTGPGGAVTEEDVLAAVPPRGPRAETTAEAPPSAAQPPEPPHEAVEEAPRQKRPTAAGTKAESLRQAVGALMSRSKKEIPHYYLSTTLDLAAAMAWMQAANQQRPVSARLVPSALLLKATALAAKEVPDMNGFFTKGAFHPSSEVHLGVAVALRHGGLVAPALHDADTLSLDDLMVQLRDLVSRARAGRLQRAEMADPTITVTNLGDLGVESVYGVIYPPQVAMVGFGKVLEQPWAHNGMLGIRHAATATLSADHRVSDGLRGGRFLARIDELLQKPEEL from the coding sequence ATGGCTGAGTTCCGGATGCCGTCCCTGGGCGCGGACATGGAGCACGGCAAGGTGGTGGAGTGGCTGGTCAAGCCGGGGGACTACGTCCACAAGGGCGACCTGGTGGCGGCCGTGGACACGGACAAGACCGTCATGGACATCGAGTCGTTCCAGGAAGGCGTGGTGGCCGAGTTCCTGGTTGACATCGGCGACACCGTGCAGGTGGGCACGCCCATCGCCCGGATCACTGCCACGCCCGCAGAGCTCCCGCCCTCCCCACCCCCGCCCACTTCCGGCGCGGCTTCCACCCACGCGCGGTCACCTGTGACGCCCCCTGAGCCAACGCCCGCCCACCCCGTCCCGCCGCCCGTCCGCCACCTGGCGCACACACTGGGGGTCGACGTCGGACGCATCAGTGGCAGCGGCACGAACGGCGAGGTGACCAGGGACGACGTCGAACGCGCCGCAGCAGCGTCCGCCGCCGACGCCGGGCCCGCCCGGGCAGCGGCAACGGAAGTCCCGCCGGAACCCGCGGAGGGCGCGGGCCGCCGGGTGCGGTCGTCACCGCTGGCCCGGCGGCTCGCTGCAGAGCTTGGCGTCGACCTGCCCGGCATTGCGGGGACGGGCCCTGGCGGCGCCGTGACGGAGGAGGACGTCCTGGCCGCTGTCCCGCCCCGGGGACCCCGGGCGGAGACGACGGCGGAAGCACCGCCGTCGGCAGCCCAACCGCCGGAACCGCCGCACGAAGCCGTTGAGGAGGCACCTAGGCAGAAACGGCCGACGGCGGCCGGCACCAAGGCGGAAAGCCTGCGGCAGGCGGTTGGCGCGCTGATGTCCCGCTCCAAGAAGGAGATCCCGCACTATTACCTGTCCACCACCCTGGACCTGGCGGCGGCCATGGCGTGGATGCAGGCGGCGAACCAGCAGCGGCCGGTCTCGGCGCGGCTGGTGCCGTCCGCGCTGCTGCTGAAGGCGACCGCGCTCGCGGCGAAGGAGGTGCCGGACATGAACGGTTTCTTCACCAAAGGCGCGTTCCATCCCAGCAGTGAGGTGCACCTGGGTGTGGCGGTGGCCCTGCGGCACGGCGGGCTGGTGGCACCCGCCCTGCACGACGCCGACACACTCAGCCTGGATGACCTCATGGTCCAGCTGCGCGACCTGGTCAGCCGCGCCCGCGCCGGCCGGCTGCAGCGCGCCGAGATGGCCGATCCCACCATCACCGTCACCAACCTGGGCGATCTCGGCGTCGAAAGCGTGTACGGGGTGATTTACCCGCCGCAGGTGGCCATGGTGGGGTTCGGCAAGGTCCTGGAGCAGCCGTGGGCACACAACGGGATGCTGGGAATCCGGCACGCCGCCACCGCCACGTTGTCCGCGGACCACCGGGTGAGTGACGGGCTGCGCGGCGGGCGTTTCCTGGCGCGCATTGACGAACTGCTGCAGAAACCGGAGGAGCTGTGA
- a CDS encoding acyl carrier protein, translating to MNQQDARQAVETAIGKVAPDVEPGDLEGGARLRQDLELDSLDFLHVVEVIAESTGVDIPEADYPAVATVDGLVNYLAARG from the coding sequence GTGAACCAACAGGACGCGCGACAGGCAGTGGAGACGGCGATCGGGAAGGTGGCGCCCGACGTCGAACCTGGAGACCTGGAAGGCGGCGCGAGGCTGCGCCAGGACCTGGAGCTGGACTCGCTGGATTTCCTTCACGTGGTGGAGGTCATTGCAGAGTCCACGGGCGTGGATATCCCGGAGGCCGACTACCCGGCGGTGGCAACCGTGGACGGGCTGGTCAACTACCTTGCCGCGCGTGGCTGA
- a CDS encoding ArsB/NhaD family transporter, with the protein MTVQVVLALAIFVAAYVLIATEKIPRLTTALGGAAAMVLIGATNDAGMFFSPESGIDWNVIFLLLAMMMIVGIIRQTGLFEFLAIWAAKKARGYPFRIMVILVVITAVLSAFLDNVTTVLLTAPVTLLVCERLAAPPVPFLIAEVMASNIGGTSTLIGDPPNIIIASRGALTFNDFIINLAPIVAVLLVVFIGLCRVMFRSAFRFHPDRAARVMALNEKEALGEKPLLIKSLLVVGLVLAGFVARPLLGLAPSVVAMLGAGLLVLLARLEPRKVFADVEWETLLFFAGLFIMVGSLVNLGVVEAVGESMAGLIGEQYDVAALALLGGSAVVSGIIDNIPYVATLAPITQSLVEAGGDPARPLWWALALGADLGGNATAVGASANVVVIGIAKRYDHPISFWTFTKYGLVVTAVTIGICMPYLYFRYYMF; encoded by the coding sequence GTGACCGTCCAGGTGGTCCTTGCGCTCGCCATCTTCGTGGCAGCCTACGTACTCATCGCCACTGAAAAGATTCCGCGGCTGACCACGGCCCTGGGCGGAGCCGCCGCGATGGTCCTGATCGGCGCCACGAACGACGCTGGGATGTTCTTTTCCCCCGAGAGCGGGATCGACTGGAATGTCATCTTCCTTCTGCTGGCCATGATGATGATCGTGGGCATCATCCGGCAGACCGGCCTCTTCGAGTTCCTCGCCATCTGGGCAGCGAAAAAGGCCCGGGGCTATCCGTTCCGGATCATGGTGATCCTGGTAGTGATCACCGCCGTGCTCTCGGCGTTCCTGGACAACGTAACCACCGTCCTATTAACCGCCCCGGTCACGCTCCTGGTCTGCGAGCGGCTCGCGGCGCCGCCGGTCCCCTTCCTGATCGCGGAAGTGATGGCAAGCAACATTGGCGGCACATCCACCCTCATCGGCGACCCGCCAAACATCATCATCGCCAGCCGCGGCGCCCTGACCTTCAACGATTTCATCATCAACCTCGCGCCGATAGTCGCGGTCCTCCTGGTGGTTTTCATCGGGCTGTGCCGGGTCATGTTCCGCTCGGCGTTCCGTTTCCACCCGGACCGGGCCGCACGCGTCATGGCGCTGAATGAAAAGGAGGCCCTGGGCGAAAAGCCGTTGCTGATCAAGTCGCTGCTGGTGGTGGGACTGGTGCTTGCCGGCTTTGTTGCCCGCCCGCTGCTGGGCCTGGCACCATCCGTGGTGGCGATGCTGGGAGCGGGTTTGTTGGTCCTGCTGGCCCGCCTTGAGCCGCGAAAGGTGTTCGCCGACGTCGAATGGGAAACGCTGTTGTTCTTCGCCGGCCTGTTCATCATGGTGGGTTCGCTGGTCAACCTGGGGGTGGTCGAGGCTGTGGGTGAGTCCATGGCAGGCCTGATCGGGGAGCAGTACGATGTGGCCGCCCTGGCGTTGCTGGGAGGTTCAGCGGTGGTGTCGGGCATCATTGACAACATTCCCTATGTGGCCACGCTGGCCCCCATCACACAAAGCCTGGTGGAGGCAGGTGGCGATCCGGCCAGGCCCCTTTGGTGGGCCCTGGCACTGGGCGCGGACCTGGGCGGCAACGCCACCGCTGTAGGCGCCAGCGCCAACGTGGTGGTCATTGGCATAGCGAAACGGTACGACCACCCGATTTCCTTCTGGACGTTCACCAAGTACGGGTTGGTTGTCACCGCGGTCACCATTGGGATCTGCATGCCCTACCTGTATTTCCGCTACTACATGTTCTGA